The Halomicronema hongdechloris C2206 genome includes a window with the following:
- a CDS encoding caspase family protein — protein MANYWAVIAGINQYQALQPLLFAQFDAEELHNVCLDEAGMAPERCQFLSDISPAVKPQRRYPDRQQLQRSLTQLLESPIAADDVVWWFFSGYGVVWQGEDYLLPIDGDPRQPAQTAIPIAQVFDTLKQLPTRHGIVVLDINRSEAAVPGQRLGVQTVELAESLGIPLLLSCQPEQFSYETLALRHGLFTAALLEGLRYRGCRTLSQLAEYVTNHLPALSRHHLRPVQNPVAVVPPEQKFLLVLPADTVSQTPAESSVSAPAPTAAATTAPEPTPPSGSELVPVSGPMDAEQPAPTRLAWLRPGLAGLGLLLLGALLGYTPQWLQGQAPEPEPSAPTSNGPSAAGDEAPLAETAMSRSSPEAMRPTPDNLGRHQEAPPALDQARTQLQPLSASAFVDAIKTARQVSPEDPGYEQAQQDILRWSRIILDLAEGRAATGNLQDAIAAAQLVPADQPTLHQMAQERIRYWQHRQQHRQILQQAQASLQPGQASAFQAAILQLQQIPPASPEGKIAQDRIDQWSEDILVIARARAAQGRFAAAIAAAELIPEGTAAYDQAQQELQNWRQEL, from the coding sequence ATGGCGAATTATTGGGCCGTTATCGCCGGTATCAACCAATATCAAGCCTTGCAACCGCTACTGTTTGCTCAGTTTGACGCCGAAGAGCTGCACAATGTTTGCCTCGATGAGGCTGGCATGGCTCCGGAGCGGTGTCAGTTCCTCAGTGACATCTCCCCGGCGGTAAAGCCCCAGCGACGCTATCCAGATCGGCAGCAGCTGCAACGGTCCTTGACCCAACTCCTGGAGAGTCCCATCGCCGCGGACGATGTGGTGTGGTGGTTTTTCAGTGGCTATGGAGTGGTTTGGCAAGGGGAAGACTATTTGCTTCCCATCGATGGAGACCCCCGGCAACCAGCCCAGACGGCCATTCCTATAGCCCAGGTGTTTGATACTCTGAAGCAGTTACCCACCCGCCATGGAATTGTGGTGCTCGATATCAACCGCAGTGAGGCGGCTGTGCCTGGCCAGCGCCTTGGCGTCCAAACTGTGGAGCTGGCCGAGAGCTTAGGCATACCATTGCTACTGTCTTGCCAGCCCGAGCAGTTTTCCTACGAGACATTGGCCCTACGCCATGGCCTGTTCACAGCGGCCTTGTTGGAAGGGCTGCGCTATCGGGGTTGCCGCACCCTAAGCCAATTGGCAGAGTATGTGACCAATCACCTGCCAGCATTGAGTCGGCATCATCTGCGACCGGTGCAAAATCCAGTGGCGGTGGTGCCACCGGAGCAGAAATTTTTACTGGTATTACCGGCAGATACTGTCAGCCAGACCCCAGCAGAGAGCTCGGTGTCAGCCCCAGCCCCAACTGCGGCGGCAACGACGGCCCCGGAGCCCACCCCGCCCTCTGGCTCGGAGTTGGTCCCGGTATCTGGGCCTATGGATGCTGAACAGCCGGCGCCGACCCGACTAGCCTGGCTGCGCCCCGGATTAGCTGGGTTAGGATTGCTACTCCTGGGGGCCTTACTGGGGTACACCCCCCAGTGGTTACAGGGGCAAGCCCCAGAGCCAGAGCCGTCGGCCCCGACCAGCAATGGGCCATCAGCAGCTGGCGATGAAGCCCCCCTGGCAGAAACCGCCATGAGCCGCTCCTCCCCGGAGGCGATGCGACCGACACCGGATAACTTAGGCCGCCATCAGGAGGCCCCACCCGCTCTGGATCAGGCCCGCACCCAGTTGCAACCCCTGTCGGCCTCGGCGTTTGTAGATGCCATTAAGACTGCCAGACAAGTCTCTCCAGAAGACCCAGGCTATGAGCAGGCCCAGCAAGATATCCTGCGCTGGAGCCGCATCATTTTGGATTTGGCTGAGGGGCGAGCCGCAACCGGCAATCTCCAGGATGCGATCGCAGCGGCCCAGCTGGTGCCTGCCGATCAACCCACACTGCACCAGATGGCCCAGGAGCGAATTCGATATTGGCAGCACCGCCAGCAGCACCGCCAGATCCTGCAACAGGCCCAGGCCTCACTGCAACCGGGCCAGGCCTCTGCCTTTCAAGCGGCGATTCTGCAGCTGCAGCAGATTCCACCGGCGTCTCCCGAGGGCAAGATTGCCCAAGACCGCATCGATCAGTGGAGTGAAGATATCCTAGTGATTGCTCGGGCCCGAGCCGCCCAGGGACGGTTTGCCGCTGCGATCGCAGCGGCCGAACTGATCCCCGAGGGCACCGCTGCCTACGATCAGGCCCAGCAAGAGCTACAAAATTGGCGCCAGGAACTCTGA
- the pgl gene encoding 6-phosphogluconolactonase, with amino-acid sequence MTAPHIEVLPDKAALVERALTLSVQLIQDAIAQRGRCTLALAGGSTPKPLYEALAQTNLPWSFLHIFWGDERYVPIDHPDSNAGMAKTAWLERVPIPPQQIHPVPTAAGDPAADAHQYEQSLRSVFPDADVPTFDLIFLGMGDDGHTASLFPHTEALQVRDRLVTVGHKDGQPRITFTVPLINQARTVLFLVAGANKQHALSQVFAEEGDAQMFPSRLIHSQSLWWLLDHGAGQALLPR; translated from the coding sequence ATGACTGCTCCCCATATTGAAGTTCTACCCGATAAGGCTGCCCTGGTTGAACGGGCACTCACTCTCTCGGTGCAGTTAATCCAAGATGCGATCGCACAGCGGGGCCGCTGTACCCTGGCCCTGGCCGGCGGCAGCACCCCCAAGCCCCTCTACGAAGCCCTAGCCCAGACCAATCTACCCTGGTCATTCCTGCATATTTTTTGGGGAGATGAGCGCTACGTCCCCATCGATCACCCCGACAGCAATGCCGGCATGGCCAAAACTGCCTGGTTAGAGCGGGTCCCCATTCCTCCGCAGCAGATTCATCCGGTCCCCACTGCTGCTGGCGACCCAGCAGCCGATGCCCACCAGTACGAACAGAGCCTGCGTTCTGTTTTCCCTGACGCCGATGTTCCTACCTTTGATCTGATTTTCCTGGGCATGGGTGACGATGGCCATACCGCCTCTCTCTTCCCCCACACCGAGGCCCTGCAGGTCCGAGATCGACTGGTCACCGTCGGCCATAAAGACGGCCAACCCCGGATCACCTTCACCGTTCCCCTGATCAACCAGGCCCGCACCGTGCTGTTTCTCGTGGCCGGTGCCAACAAGCAACATGCCCTCAGTCAGGTGTTTGCCGAGGAAGGTGACGCCCAGATGTTCCCGTCCCGGTTAATTCACTCCCAGTCCCTGTGGTGGCTCTTAGATCATGGGGCGGGTCAGGCCCTATTGCCCCGCTAG
- a CDS encoding FHA domain-containing protein, translated as MIVCPNCSHANPEAAVQCEACYTPLPTLTTCPSCGASVQSNADFCGQCGASLQGAGQPAAALEATHPDTPDLPELVTPDPLVTPKPLSQPSSSTSADTPSPGVSSQPSASPQSAPVGATQLQVSQAQLLHVQTDTQFDLPAHLPIIRIGKPNDRVPPDIDVSGLQDSEIVSRVHASIRVEGDIYYIEDVGSSNGTYINNAPLPSGNRHRLRAGDRIALGKGDKVSFIFQVSG; from the coding sequence ATGATTGTCTGCCCCAACTGCAGCCATGCCAATCCGGAGGCTGCTGTTCAGTGTGAAGCCTGCTATACGCCGTTGCCGACCCTAACCACCTGTCCTAGTTGTGGGGCCTCGGTGCAATCTAATGCTGATTTTTGTGGTCAATGTGGGGCCAGCTTACAAGGGGCCGGCCAGCCTGCCGCCGCCCTGGAGGCTACCCATCCCGATACTCCAGATCTACCAGAGCTGGTGACCCCCGATCCGCTGGTGACGCCAAAGCCACTGTCGCAGCCGTCCAGCTCCACCTCTGCAGACACCCCCTCTCCAGGAGTCTCCTCCCAGCCATCTGCCTCTCCCCAATCGGCCCCAGTGGGAGCTACCCAGCTGCAGGTGAGCCAGGCCCAACTGCTACATGTGCAGACCGATACCCAATTCGATCTCCCCGCCCATTTACCCATCATTCGTATCGGCAAACCCAATGATCGCGTGCCTCCCGATATCGATGTCTCGGGGCTACAGGATTCAGAAATTGTTTCGCGGGTGCATGCCTCTATTCGAGTCGAGGGAGACATCTACTATATTGAGGATGTCGGTAGTTCTAACGGCACCTACATTAATAATGCGCCGCTACCCAGTGGTAATCGCCATCGCTTGCGGGCAGGCGATCGAATCGCCCTCGGTAAAGGAGACAAGGTTTCCTTCATTTTTCAGGTGTCTGGTTAG
- a CDS encoding FHA domain-containing protein has protein sequence MITLSLLHPLHKTPVQHWTFEVEPVIRIGRSSDNDVILYSAVVSRHHVEIYRTRDGWEIKSLGTNGTYLEGKRITQVPVEDGIVIRLARSGPNIQIRTSPEQSSALKALLNRPRSQPPEADPDIHLSIPTEVPKHILEEAEPDSDAVPDDDTDHPH, from the coding sequence GTGATCACCCTATCGCTCCTCCATCCCCTTCATAAAACACCGGTTCAACATTGGACATTTGAGGTGGAACCGGTAATTCGCATCGGTCGCTCCTCAGACAATGATGTGATTTTGTATAGTGCCGTAGTATCACGTCATCATGTGGAAATTTACCGTACCCGGGACGGCTGGGAGATTAAGAGCCTAGGTACCAATGGCACCTACCTTGAGGGCAAGCGCATTACCCAAGTTCCGGTAGAAGATGGCATCGTCATCCGTCTAGCCCGTTCCGGCCCGAATATCCAGATTCGTACCAGTCCAGAACAGTCTTCGGCCCTAAAAGCCCTCTTGAACCGCCCCCGATCTCAGCCTCCAGAAGCTGACCCTGACATCCATTTGTCGATACCAACGGAAGTGCCGAAACATATTTTGGAGGAGGCAGAGCCAGACAGCGACGCGGTTCCCGACGATGATACGGACCACCCTCACTAG